Proteins from one Gimesia maris genomic window:
- a CDS encoding polymorphic toxin-type HINT domain-containing protein — protein sequence MDFGFVHTDQLQPGERLRSALGKTVRITSIEIRAGPEPVYNLEVAGEHVYSVTDSGLLVHNTGPCGPDLYQISGG from the coding sequence ATGGACTTCGGCTTTGTGCATACGGACCAGTTACAGCCCGGCGAACGTTTGCGTTCGGCGCTTGGTAAAACAGTCCGTATCACCTCGATCGAAATCCGCGCCGGACCGGAACCGGTTTATAATCTGGAAGTCGCCGGCGAACACGTCTACAGTGTCACCGACTCCGGTCTGCTGGTGCATAATACCGGACCTTGTGGCCCTGATTTATATCAAATATCGGGGGGCTAA